The following proteins come from a genomic window of Candidatus Zixiibacteriota bacterium:
- the infB gene encoding translation initiation factor IF-2, whose translation MGKTRVHLLAKELGIETKDLIAHLEKLGIRGRKAQSALEDEEVARVRAALAAEEKPQVHVGEEKVVADRVVRSEEEGVGQIEARETVVERRVRTNVIRRRTSRVEVVQPRERAEEPAEPVHAPAKEAPAPAEAEPPMFVEELADLPVPDQEPDVPEPVILPEPEAEPARPAEAKAEPSSEPAEAKPEEKPAAPAPAEAKPQAPAEEAPRAGARILGRIDLRRTVTPPPAPGAARRPATPVGPGAAGVRPAGEAAPKPAGEGEEKPAKPGRHKKRVVKKQDVLEFREKEFRAGRIPKKKRALPGKEQKKTEITIPKASKRVIKISEVITVGDLAREMGVKAGELIKKLMGLGMMATINQVLDADTATLLAAEFDHQVENVAFDAEEALALEHQVEEQEGAAVPRPPVVTIMGHVDHGKTSLLDAIRRTNVTAQEHGGITQHIGAYDVKVDGRSVTFIDTPGHEAFTAMRARGAKVTDIVVLVVAADDGVMPQTVEAINHARAADVPIIVAVNKIDKPDADIERVKKGLAEYGLVSEDWGGDTVFVPVSAKTQEGIPHLLEMLLLQADILELKANPNKLARGTIIEAKLDRGRGPVATVLVQEGTLRVGDAFVCGAFYGKVRAMIDDRGRKVEAAPPSFPVEILGFQGVPQAGDAFVAVADEAKARQIAEYRKRKQREAELVKSSKVSLEELYDQIKAGDVKELRVVVKADVQGSVEAITEALGRLSSEEVKLRVIHGSVGGITESDILLAAASNAIVIGFNVRPESKAAALASQEGVDVRLYTVIYEAVADVRAAMEGMLEPTYREQTLGRVEVRQIFNIHGVGTVAGCYVTEGKIQRGNLVRLLRDHVVVHEGKLASLKRFKDDVREVTAGYECGLSLEGYQDIKQGDIIEAFERVAVARRITPTAAGREAPRVSPA comes from the coding sequence ATGGGAAAAACGAGAGTCCATCTTTTGGCTAAAGAGCTGGGGATCGAGACCAAGGATCTGATCGCCCACCTCGAAAAGCTGGGCATCCGGGGGCGCAAAGCGCAGAGCGCGCTGGAAGACGAGGAGGTCGCCCGGGTTCGTGCCGCCCTGGCGGCGGAGGAAAAGCCCCAGGTGCACGTCGGCGAGGAAAAGGTGGTCGCCGACCGGGTGGTGAGGTCCGAGGAAGAGGGCGTGGGGCAGATCGAGGCGCGCGAGACCGTCGTCGAGCGGCGCGTTCGCACCAACGTCATCCGCCGGCGCACGAGCCGGGTCGAGGTGGTTCAGCCGCGCGAGAGGGCCGAAGAGCCCGCCGAGCCCGTCCACGCACCCGCGAAGGAAGCTCCCGCGCCGGCCGAGGCCGAGCCGCCGATGTTCGTCGAAGAGCTGGCGGACCTTCCGGTGCCGGACCAGGAACCGGATGTCCCCGAGCCCGTGATTCTTCCGGAGCCCGAAGCCGAGCCGGCCCGCCCGGCGGAGGCGAAGGCGGAGCCTTCGTCCGAGCCCGCTGAGGCAAAGCCGGAAGAGAAGCCTGCCGCGCCGGCGCCGGCCGAGGCCAAACCGCAAGCGCCGGCCGAAGAGGCCCCGCGCGCCGGAGCGCGGATCCTGGGACGAATCGATCTGCGCCGGACCGTCACGCCGCCACCCGCGCCCGGCGCCGCACGGCGTCCGGCCACGCCCGTGGGACCGGGCGCGGCAGGGGTGCGGCCTGCGGGCGAAGCGGCGCCGAAGCCGGCGGGCGAAGGCGAGGAAAAGCCCGCCAAGCCGGGACGCCACAAGAAGCGTGTGGTCAAGAAGCAGGATGTTCTCGAGTTTCGCGAGAAGGAGTTTCGGGCCGGCCGTATCCCGAAGAAAAAGCGCGCGCTGCCCGGCAAGGAGCAAAAGAAGACCGAGATCACGATCCCGAAGGCGAGCAAGCGCGTGATCAAGATCTCGGAGGTGATCACCGTCGGGGACCTGGCGCGCGAGATGGGCGTCAAGGCCGGCGAGCTGATCAAGAAGCTCATGGGTCTCGGGATGATGGCCACCATCAATCAGGTGCTCGACGCCGACACGGCGACTCTTCTGGCCGCGGAGTTCGATCACCAGGTGGAGAACGTCGCGTTCGACGCCGAGGAGGCGCTCGCGCTCGAGCACCAGGTCGAGGAACAGGAGGGAGCGGCGGTTCCGCGCCCGCCCGTCGTCACGATCATGGGGCACGTCGATCACGGCAAGACGTCGCTGCTCGACGCCATCCGCCGGACCAACGTGACGGCGCAGGAGCACGGCGGCATCACGCAGCACATCGGCGCGTACGACGTCAAGGTCGACGGCCGCAGCGTCACGTTCATCGATACCCCGGGCCATGAGGCGTTTACCGCGATGCGCGCCCGGGGCGCGAAGGTGACCGACATCGTGGTCCTGGTGGTCGCCGCCGATGACGGCGTCATGCCGCAGACCGTGGAGGCGATCAACCACGCGCGCGCGGCGGACGTGCCGATCATCGTCGCGGTCAACAAGATCGACAAGCCGGATGCCGACATCGAGCGCGTCAAGAAAGGGCTGGCCGAGTACGGGCTGGTCAGCGAGGACTGGGGGGGCGACACGGTGTTCGTGCCGGTTTCGGCCAAGACCCAGGAAGGAATTCCACACCTGCTCGAGATGCTGCTCCTGCAGGCGGATATTCTGGAGTTGAAGGCCAATCCGAACAAGCTGGCCCGCGGAACCATCATCGAGGCCAAGCTCGACCGCGGCCGCGGCCCGGTGGCGACGGTGCTCGTGCAGGAGGGCACGCTGCGCGTGGGCGATGCCTTCGTGTGCGGCGCGTTCTACGGAAAGGTGCGCGCGATGATCGACGATCGCGGCCGCAAGGTGGAAGCGGCGCCTCCTTCGTTCCCGGTGGAAATCCTCGGGTTCCAGGGGGTGCCGCAGGCCGGCGACGCGTTCGTGGCCGTCGCGGACGAGGCCAAGGCGCGTCAGATCGCCGAGTACCGCAAGAGAAAGCAGCGCGAAGCGGAGCTGGTCAAGAGCAGCAAGGTTTCGCTCGAGGAGCTCTACGATCAGATCAAGGCCGGCGACGTGAAGGAGCTGCGGGTGGTGGTGAAGGCGGACGTACAGGGATCGGTGGAGGCGATCACCGAGGCGCTCGGGCGGCTCTCCAGCGAAGAGGTCAAGCTGCGGGTGATTCACGGTTCGGTCGGCGGCATCACCGAGAGCGACATCCTGCTGGCCGCGGCCTCGAACGCCATCGTGATCGGTTTCAACGTCCGGCCGGAGTCGAAGGCGGCGGCCCTCGCGAGCCAGGAAGGGGTCGACGTGCGCCTGTACACGGTCATCTACGAGGCCGTGGCCGACGTCCGGGCTGCGATGGAAGGGATGCTCGAGCCGACGTATCGCGAGCAGACCCTGGGCCGGGTGGAGGTCCGGCAGATCTTCAACATTCACGGCGTCGGCACGGTGGCCGGGTGCTACGTCACCGAAGGCAAGATCCAGCGCGGGAACCTGGTGCGGCTGCTCCGCGATCACGTCGTGGTGCACGAGGGCAAGCTCGCAAGCCTCAAGCGTTTCAAGGACGACGTGCGGGAAGTGACGGCGGGTTACGAGTGCGGGCTGTCGCTGGAGGGCTACCAGGACATCAAGCAAGGGGACATCATCGAAGCGTTCGAGCGCGTGGCGGTGGCGCGTCGCATCACGCCGACCGCTGCGGGCCGGGAAGCTCCGCGCGTCAGCCCGGCATAG
- a CDS encoding DUF503 domain-containing protein produces the protein MVVGVLKLSLLLPENHSLKGKRGVLRSIQARVANRFNVSVTECGDQDLWQHAVLGFGAVGSSRQVVEAMLQKLVEFIDGLGLAQVGKAETEFFSC, from the coding sequence ATGGTGGTGGGAGTTCTCAAGCTCAGCCTCCTCCTGCCCGAGAACCACTCGTTGAAAGGCAAACGGGGGGTGTTGAGGAGCATCCAGGCACGCGTGGCCAACCGCTTCAACGTTTCGGTGACGGAGTGCGGGGACCAGGACCTCTGGCAGCACGCCGTTCTCGGCTTTGGAGCGGTGGGGAGCAGCCGGCAGGTGGTCGAGGCGATGCTCCAGAAGCTCGTCGAATTCATCGACGGCCTCGGGCTGGCACAGGTGGGAAAGGCCGAAACCGAGTTTTTCTCCTGCTAG
- the rbfA gene encoding 30S ribosome-binding factor RbfA, producing the protein MDYQRADRVGDLLVELISELLRAEVRDPRIREVTITGAKVTRDLRQARIYFTTLGGAADKDEVLAGLKSAAGFIRSKVARQLNLRFVPAIEFVHDESQDQAQRIDALLKQAKR; encoded by the coding sequence ATGGACTACCAGCGCGCCGACCGCGTCGGCGATCTGCTCGTGGAGCTGATCTCGGAGCTGCTGCGCGCCGAGGTTCGCGACCCGCGCATCCGGGAGGTGACCATCACCGGTGCGAAGGTCACCCGGGACCTGCGGCAGGCCCGGATCTATTTCACCACTCTCGGAGGGGCGGCCGACAAGGACGAGGTGCTGGCCGGGCTCAAGAGCGCGGCGGGGTTTATCCGGTCGAAAGTTGCCAGGCAATTGAATCTGCGGTTCGTTCCCGCCATCGAGTTCGTTCACGACGAAAGCCAGGACCAGGCTCAGCGCATCGACGCCCTGCTCAAACAAGCCAAGCGTTGA
- the truB gene encoding tRNA pseudouridine(55) synthase TruB produces MLENGILLIDKPEGPSSAQVVHRVKTLLGARKVGHLGTLDPFASGLLVVGVNEGTKIADVFLSAPKSYRGIMALGVATDSQDATGKVVEVRPVPFFGEPELEDLARRFTGELKQVPPMFSALKKDGMRLYRLARQGKEVPREPRTIRVERLGLKKLSDSEIEFEVTCSRGTYVRTLAADMGTAMGCGAHLKSLRRTACGPLTLDQALKMEVVERLLGKSRSPLLPINSALAHIRAVCWDRRWVTQLRLGQQKILSQLGRPQQGETLVRVVDPQGRLVALVEWSDGPATCGWRLARVFRE; encoded by the coding sequence ATGCTGGAAAACGGGATCCTGCTCATCGACAAGCCTGAAGGGCCGTCCTCGGCTCAAGTGGTGCATCGGGTCAAGACGCTGCTCGGCGCGCGGAAAGTCGGGCATCTCGGCACGCTGGATCCTTTTGCCTCCGGCCTGCTGGTGGTCGGCGTCAACGAAGGTACCAAGATCGCAGACGTGTTTTTGAGCGCGCCCAAGAGCTACCGCGGAATCATGGCGCTCGGGGTGGCCACCGATTCGCAGGACGCGACCGGCAAGGTGGTGGAGGTGCGCCCAGTTCCCTTCTTCGGCGAGCCGGAGCTGGAAGACCTCGCGCGCCGGTTCACCGGCGAGCTCAAGCAGGTGCCCCCGATGTTTTCGGCCCTCAAGAAGGACGGCATGCGTCTTTACCGGCTGGCCCGGCAGGGCAAAGAGGTGCCGCGCGAGCCGCGCACGATTCGGGTCGAGCGGCTGGGACTGAAGAAGCTCAGCGACTCGGAGATCGAGTTCGAGGTGACCTGCTCGCGAGGAACCTACGTGCGCACGCTTGCCGCCGACATGGGCACCGCCATGGGCTGCGGTGCGCATCTGAAGAGCCTGAGGCGGACCGCCTGCGGCCCCCTTACGCTCGACCAGGCGCTCAAGATGGAGGTGGTCGAGCGCCTCCTTGGCAAGAGTCGCTCTCCTCTACTGCCGATCAACTCGGCCCTGGCGCACATCCGTGCGGTCTGCTGGGACCGCCGCTGGGTCACCCAGCTCAGGCTGGGACAGCAGAAAATCCTGAGCCAGCTCGGAAGGCCGCAGCAGGGAGAAACCCTGGTGCGGGTCGTCGATCCGCAAGGGCGCCTGGTGGCCCTGGTGGAGTGGAGCGATGGACCCGCAACTTGCGGCTGGCGTCTCGCCCGCGTGTTCCGCGAGTAG
- a CDS encoding phosphoenolpyruvate carboxykinase (GTP) — translation MSNPNAPVTANRHVQSWVKEVADLCRPDDVFWCDGSEDERDRLIEIALRCGDLMPLNGEKLPGCYLHRSAANDVARTEDLTFVCTPERDDAGPNNNWMAPAESYDRLAKILAGSMHGRTLYVIPFLMGPEGSPFSKVGIQVTDSVYVVLNMRIMTRMGNVALRHLGDSDDFTRCLHGKADLDPKRRFICHYPQDNTIWSVGSGYGGNALLAKKCLALRIASKLGHAEGWLAEHMLIVGVESPEGEVSYICGAFPSACGKTNLAMLVPPEGMKGWKIRTIGDDISWLRIGPDGRLWAINPEAGFFGVAPGTGSKTNRNAMAMLGRDTIFTNVALRSDGTVWWEGHDDPPPEGALDWRGRPWNPDSGEPAAHPNSRFTVSLKQCPTYAPEWESPQGVPISAILFGARRASLVPLVFEAFDWQHGTFLGATLASETTAAATGAVGVVRRDPMAMLPFCGYNMGDYWAHWLAMGKRASRPPKIFRVNWFRRDEHGKFIWPGFGENLRVLRWIVERCKGAGQAEESAIGYLPRPSSLNGGGLDLGRSDLERLLGVERDGWMANLRSQREFFERFGDRLPAGIREEQEALARRLKAK, via the coding sequence ATGAGCAACCCGAATGCGCCGGTAACGGCCAACCGCCACGTTCAAAGCTGGGTCAAGGAGGTCGCGGATCTCTGCCGCCCCGACGACGTCTTCTGGTGCGACGGATCCGAGGATGAGCGCGACCGTTTGATCGAGATCGCGCTGCGCTGCGGCGACCTCATGCCGCTCAACGGCGAAAAGCTGCCGGGGTGCTATCTCCACCGTAGCGCGGCGAACGACGTGGCGCGCACGGAGGACCTGACCTTCGTCTGCACGCCCGAGCGGGACGACGCGGGTCCGAACAACAACTGGATGGCTCCCGCCGAATCGTACGATCGCCTGGCGAAGATTCTGGCCGGCTCGATGCACGGTCGCACCCTGTACGTGATTCCTTTTCTCATGGGCCCCGAGGGCTCGCCGTTCAGCAAGGTGGGGATCCAGGTTACCGACAGCGTCTACGTCGTGCTCAACATGCGGATCATGACGCGGATGGGAAACGTCGCGCTGCGCCATCTCGGGGACTCCGACGATTTCACTCGCTGTCTCCACGGCAAGGCCGATCTCGACCCGAAGCGCCGCTTCATCTGCCACTATCCGCAGGACAACACGATCTGGAGCGTCGGCTCGGGCTACGGCGGCAACGCGCTGCTGGCGAAGAAGTGCCTGGCGCTCCGGATCGCGAGCAAGCTGGGGCATGCGGAAGGCTGGCTGGCGGAGCACATGTTGATCGTCGGCGTGGAGAGTCCGGAAGGGGAAGTGAGCTACATCTGCGGCGCGTTCCCGAGCGCTTGCGGCAAGACCAACCTGGCGATGCTCGTCCCGCCGGAAGGGATGAAGGGCTGGAAAATCCGCACCATCGGGGACGACATCTCATGGCTGCGCATCGGCCCGGACGGCAGGCTCTGGGCGATCAATCCGGAAGCAGGCTTTTTCGGCGTCGCTCCCGGGACCGGCTCGAAAACCAACCGCAACGCGATGGCGATGCTCGGCCGAGACACGATCTTTACCAACGTCGCCCTGCGTTCGGACGGGACGGTCTGGTGGGAGGGGCACGACGATCCCCCGCCCGAAGGTGCTCTGGACTGGAGGGGCCGCCCATGGAATCCCGACAGCGGCGAGCCCGCCGCCCATCCCAATTCGCGCTTCACCGTTTCGCTGAAGCAGTGCCCCACCTATGCGCCCGAATGGGAGTCGCCCCAGGGGGTTCCGATCAGCGCGATCCTGTTCGGGGCGCGGCGGGCGAGCCTCGTGCCGCTGGTTTTCGAGGCGTTCGACTGGCAGCACGGCACATTTCTCGGCGCCACTCTCGCTTCGGAAACCACGGCCGCGGCCACGGGAGCGGTCGGCGTCGTGCGCCGCGACCCCATGGCCATGCTGCCTTTCTGCGGTTACAACATGGGAGATTACTGGGCCCACTGGCTCGCGATGGGAAAGCGAGCCTCGAGACCGCCCAAAATCTTCCGCGTGAACTGGTTCAGGCGCGACGAGCACGGAAAGTTCATCTGGCCGGGATTCGGGGAAAATCTCCGTGTGCTGCGATGGATCGTCGAGCGCTGCAAGGGGGCCGGCCAGGCGGAGGAGAGCGCGATCGGCTATCTGCCCAGGCCTTCGAGCCTGAACGGCGGCGGGCTCGACCTCGGCCGCTCGGACCTCGAGCGGCTCCTGGGCGTGGAGCGCGACGGCTGGATGGCGAACCTGAGAAGCCAGCGAGAGTTCTTTGAGCGGTTCGGTGACCGCCTGCCGGCAGGGATTCGAGAGGAACAGGAAGCGCTGGCGCGCCGGCTCAAAGCGAAGTAA
- a CDS encoding glucose 1-dehydrogenase — MRLQNRVAIITGAAHGIGRAYARRFAEEGAHVVIADIDARGGAAVADALSGAGLSAWARPTDVRDFTSLQGLVRETVDRYGRIDVLLNNAAIYVTQRLWKGPLEELEPHEWDRVLEVNLKGVFLCCKAVIPVMKRQRAGKIINIASGTFFSGSGNMPHYTAAKGGVVALTRVMARQLGDWNINVNCMTPGSTMSEEAVTDAVRKRREGSVEKRCFKRVETPADVVGTALFLASSESDFMTGQLLVVEGGGVLY, encoded by the coding sequence GTGCGACTGCAGAACAGGGTTGCGATCATCACCGGGGCGGCCCACGGAATCGGCCGTGCCTACGCGCGCCGCTTTGCCGAGGAGGGCGCCCATGTCGTGATCGCCGACATCGACGCCCGCGGCGGCGCGGCCGTTGCGGACGCGCTCTCGGGAGCGGGGCTTTCGGCCTGGGCGCGCCCGACGGATGTCAGGGACTTCACTTCGCTCCAGGGCCTGGTGCGGGAGACGGTGGATCGCTACGGCCGCATCGACGTGCTGCTCAACAACGCGGCGATCTACGTAACCCAGCGATTGTGGAAAGGGCCGCTCGAGGAGCTCGAGCCACACGAGTGGGATCGGGTTCTCGAGGTCAATCTGAAGGGCGTCTTTCTCTGCTGCAAAGCGGTCATTCCCGTGATGAAGCGTCAGCGCGCCGGCAAGATCATCAACATCGCCTCCGGCACGTTTTTCAGCGGCTCGGGCAACATGCCGCACTACACCGCCGCCAAGGGAGGCGTGGTGGCGCTCACGCGAGTGATGGCGCGCCAGCTCGGCGACTGGAACATCAACGTCAACTGTATGACCCCGGGCTCGACGATGAGCGAGGAGGCGGTGACCGACGCGGTGCGCAAGCGCCGCGAGGGTAGCGTCGAAAAGCGCTGCTTCAAGCGGGTCGAGACGCCCGCGGACGTCGTAGGCACGGCGCTCTTCCTGGCGAGCTCCGAAAGCGACTTCATGACGGGCCAGCTGCTGGTGGTGGAAGGCGGGGGCGTCCTCTACTGA
- the hemQ gene encoding hydrogen peroxide-dependent heme synthase → MSPEAPFPQTVPLPAAPLTLDGSYVLHQLFRIRWPAWRALGASDQRTILDRAMALFASLEQADPGRTALYSVVGHKGDLMILHFRRTLDELNQAELRIAHSRLREFLEPGPSYVSVIELGLYEASVKLYAEWLARGLQPGTAEWNREVDAELARQREASAARLWPEIPLRRYLCFYPMNKLRGEHKNWYSEPIARRQAMMREHGLIGRRYAGRVIQIISGSIGFDDWEWGVDLFADDPLVFKKLVYEMRFDEASAVYGLFGGFFVGLRFPPANLPTLLEGRTPAFT, encoded by the coding sequence ATGAGTCCCGAAGCTCCGTTTCCGCAGACCGTTCCCCTCCCGGCCGCCCCGCTCACGCTGGACGGCTCCTACGTACTGCACCAGTTGTTCCGGATCCGCTGGCCGGCGTGGCGCGCGCTCGGCGCGTCGGACCAGCGAACGATTCTCGACAGGGCGATGGCGCTTTTCGCCTCCCTCGAGCAGGCCGACCCCGGCCGGACGGCGCTCTATTCGGTCGTCGGACACAAGGGCGATCTCATGATCCTTCATTTCCGGCGCACCCTCGACGAGCTGAACCAGGCCGAGCTGCGGATCGCCCACAGCCGGTTGCGCGAGTTTCTCGAGCCCGGACCTTCTTACGTGTCGGTGATCGAGCTGGGGCTCTACGAGGCTTCCGTCAAGCTCTATGCCGAATGGCTCGCGAGGGGACTTCAACCGGGGACGGCGGAGTGGAACCGGGAGGTCGACGCCGAGCTCGCTCGGCAGCGCGAAGCCTCCGCGGCCCGCCTCTGGCCGGAAATACCCTTGCGCCGTTACCTCTGCTTCTATCCGATGAACAAGCTCCGGGGCGAGCACAAGAATTGGTACAGCGAGCCGATCGCCCGCCGGCAGGCGATGATGCGCGAGCACGGCTTGATCGGCCGGCGCTACGCGGGGCGGGTGATCCAGATCATCTCCGGCTCGATCGGCTTCGACGACTGGGAATGGGGAGTGGACCTCTTCGCGGACGACCCGCTGGTCTTCAAGAAGCTGGTCTACGAAATGCGCTTCGATGAAGCCAGCGCCGTCTACGGGCTGTTCGGCGGTTTTTTCGTCGGCCTGCGCTTTCCTCCGGCCAACCTGCCGACGCTGCTGGAAGGGAGAACTCCGGCATTCACGTGA
- a CDS encoding DUF4126 domain-containing protein: MELAMGTLEALSLAMGTAWTSGINLYATVAALGIAGRLQMIALPPDLEVLTHPLVIAVACVMYVVEFFADKVPYVDSGWDVLHTFIRVPAGAILAARSLGDLNPALELAAVLAGGTVALAAHATKAATRLAINVSPEPFSNWAASVAEDLTVLGSLWMIFNHPLIMLLLVAAFTAAVAWLTPRLFRLARRGFRALRERLRGAKSDEPVLPGATPSS; encoded by the coding sequence ATGGAGCTCGCCATGGGCACCCTGGAAGCGTTGAGCCTGGCGATGGGCACGGCCTGGACTTCGGGCATCAACCTGTACGCGACGGTGGCCGCTCTGGGGATCGCCGGGCGGCTGCAGATGATCGCTTTACCTCCCGACCTCGAAGTCTTGACGCATCCGCTCGTCATCGCCGTCGCCTGCGTGATGTACGTGGTCGAGTTCTTCGCCGACAAGGTCCCCTACGTCGACAGCGGCTGGGACGTGCTCCATACTTTCATTCGCGTCCCTGCCGGAGCGATCCTGGCGGCACGGTCTCTCGGAGACCTCAACCCGGCGCTGGAGCTGGCGGCGGTTCTCGCCGGCGGAACCGTAGCCCTGGCCGCCCATGCGACCAAGGCGGCCACGCGGCTGGCGATCAACGTCAGCCCGGAGCCGTTCAGCAACTGGGCGGCGAGCGTCGCGGAGGACCTCACCGTCCTGGGAAGCCTGTGGATGATCTTCAATCACCCGCTCATCATGTTGCTGCTGGTCGCGGCTTTTACCGCCGCCGTCGCCTGGCTGACGCCCAGGCTCTTTCGGCTCGCCAGGCGAGGGTTCCGGGCGCTCCGCGAACGGCTGCGCGGCGCCAAATCCGACGAGCCCGTGTTGCCGGGGGCCACGCCGTCGAGCTGA
- a CDS encoding UbiD family decarboxylase → MAGVIDMREYLETLEAMGELRRISGADLNLEVGALTERAAEKEGPALLFDRFDGYPAGFRVVTNVFRTCRRTGPAMGIDSNLKGVDYLYAWRKKLASYKPVPVEQLEGGPIFENQMSGDEVDLHRFPAPRWHELDGGPYIGTGCGVITRDPETGRINIGTYRVMVQNRNTVSVKMNMGKHGRLAFERARAAGKALPAAITLGQGPAIFLAAQMPLPPDVNEYEFAGYLQGAPVPVVRGGVTGLPIPANAEIVLEGELPPMKDEEMPKEGPFGEWPGYFTEENVGETPVMVVKRVYFRNDPILLGAPPLKPPASYLPIPLGAATLWEQLEKAGVPDVKGVWGFVYGGQPGPFTVISIKQRYAGHSKQALLVAAGARAGAYGGKFVVVVDDDVDITNPADVIWAVATRCYVREGVDVVKGVWASVCEPALPPEERSPRGYTSDRVLIDACRPYKWMDRFPPVNAFPKEFKDRVEEKWKIE, encoded by the coding sequence ATGGCGGGCGTCATCGACATGCGGGAATACCTTGAAACTCTGGAAGCGATGGGCGAGCTTCGTCGCATTTCCGGCGCCGACCTGAACCTCGAGGTCGGCGCGCTGACGGAGCGCGCCGCCGAGAAGGAAGGACCGGCGCTCCTGTTCGACCGATTCGACGGCTATCCCGCGGGCTTTCGGGTCGTGACCAACGTCTTTCGCACCTGCCGGCGCACGGGACCCGCGATGGGAATCGACTCGAACCTCAAAGGCGTCGACTATCTCTACGCGTGGAGAAAAAAGCTCGCCTCCTACAAGCCGGTGCCGGTCGAGCAGCTCGAAGGCGGGCCGATTTTCGAGAATCAAATGAGCGGCGACGAGGTCGATCTCCACCGATTTCCCGCCCCGCGCTGGCACGAGCTCGACGGCGGTCCATACATCGGCACCGGTTGCGGCGTCATCACGCGGGACCCGGAAACCGGGCGGATCAACATCGGTACCTACCGCGTCATGGTCCAGAACCGCAACACGGTATCGGTCAAGATGAACATGGGGAAGCACGGCCGGCTCGCGTTCGAGCGGGCGCGCGCCGCCGGGAAAGCGCTTCCCGCCGCGATCACGCTGGGCCAGGGCCCCGCGATTTTTCTCGCCGCGCAGATGCCGCTGCCGCCGGACGTCAACGAGTACGAGTTCGCGGGCTACCTCCAGGGAGCGCCGGTGCCCGTGGTCCGCGGCGGCGTGACAGGGTTACCGATTCCCGCGAACGCGGAGATTGTCCTCGAAGGCGAGTTGCCTCCGATGAAGGACGAGGAAATGCCGAAAGAAGGGCCGTTCGGCGAATGGCCCGGCTACTTCACCGAGGAGAACGTCGGCGAGACGCCCGTGATGGTCGTCAAGCGCGTCTACTTCAGAAACGATCCCATTCTCCTCGGCGCCCCGCCGCTCAAACCGCCGGCGAGCTATCTGCCGATCCCCCTCGGCGCGGCGACGCTCTGGGAGCAGCTTGAGAAAGCCGGCGTTCCCGACGTCAAAGGAGTATGGGGATTCGTCTACGGCGGTCAGCCCGGGCCGTTCACGGTGATCTCCATCAAGCAGCGCTACGCCGGCCACTCCAAGCAGGCCCTGCTGGTGGCGGCGGGAGCTCGCGCGGGCGCTTACGGCGGAAAATTCGTGGTCGTGGTCGACGACGACGTGGACATAACCAACCCGGCCGACGTGATCTGGGCGGTGGCGACCCGGTGTTACGTCCGCGAGGGGGTGGACGTGGTCAAGGGGGTATGGGCGTCGGTGTGCGAGCCGGCGCTGCCGCCCGAAGAGCGTTCGCCGCGCGGCTACACCTCCGACCGGGTCTTGATCGACGCCTGCCGTCCCTACAAGTGGATGGATCGGTTTCCGCCGGTCAACGCTTTCCCGAAGGAGTTCAAGGACCGCGTCGAGGAGAAGTGGAAGATCGAGTAA